Proteins encoded within one genomic window of Amycolatopsis sp. 2-15:
- a CDS encoding glycosyltransferase family 2 protein yields MSVAFIVYVAMIVVPYLRRKPAPLGDPDAFAWHFFVPCRDEEAVIRETVRYLRTTFRRAHVWVVDDDSDDRTARVVRSVWRRNGGYDPNLHLVARRRPEARTGKGDALNAAYHALNEWLEPDTDRDRVVVVVVDADGRPAANCLEVCAAEHLFGDEKIGAVQLDVRMSNVRTRPPGRTWFARAFGLKLAQLQDLEFRTAIAAIQTSRGFTGTISMGGNGQFTRLAALDSIGGDEHQPWRGSLLEDFELGVHLLTAGWRTGFTPDSHVAQEGLYSLRRFLVQRTRWGQGTMQCSRYLRRIWDSPHVSTLGAAEMMYYLAQPWMQLLGSLLYPVPFILLLTSTAGDPSQVWTWFTGGAWILFAIYGSFGLLPFVVWGPIYQMKCLGSKNIFRGLGMGLLYAAYIYTFYLTSWRAVIRLVRRRNGWSKTRRNTEVTSGVKVALDS; encoded by the coding sequence ATGAGCGTCGCGTTCATCGTCTACGTCGCGATGATCGTGGTGCCCTACCTGCGCCGCAAACCCGCCCCTCTGGGCGACCCCGACGCGTTCGCCTGGCACTTCTTCGTGCCGTGCCGCGACGAGGAAGCCGTGATCCGCGAGACCGTGCGCTACCTGCGCACCACCTTCCGCCGCGCGCACGTGTGGGTGGTCGACGACGACTCCGACGACCGCACCGCCCGCGTCGTCCGCTCGGTGTGGCGGCGCAACGGCGGCTACGACCCCAACCTGCACCTGGTGGCGCGCAGGCGGCCCGAAGCCCGCACGGGCAAGGGCGACGCGCTCAACGCCGCCTACCACGCCCTCAACGAATGGCTCGAACCCGACACCGACCGCGACCGCGTGGTCGTGGTGGTCGTCGACGCGGACGGCCGCCCGGCCGCCAACTGCCTCGAGGTCTGCGCGGCCGAACACCTCTTCGGCGACGAGAAGATCGGCGCCGTGCAGCTCGACGTGCGCATGAGCAACGTCCGCACCCGCCCGCCGGGGCGCACCTGGTTCGCGCGCGCGTTCGGGCTGAAGCTGGCGCAGCTGCAGGACCTGGAGTTCCGCACGGCGATCGCCGCGATCCAGACCTCCCGCGGCTTCACCGGCACGATCTCCATGGGCGGCAACGGTCAGTTCACGCGGCTCGCCGCCCTCGACTCCATCGGCGGCGACGAGCACCAGCCCTGGCGCGGCTCCCTGCTGGAGGACTTCGAGCTCGGCGTCCACCTGCTGACGGCCGGCTGGCGCACAGGCTTCACCCCGGATTCCCACGTGGCGCAGGAAGGCCTGTACAGCCTGCGGCGCTTCCTCGTGCAGCGCACGCGCTGGGGCCAGGGCACGATGCAGTGTTCGCGGTACCTGCGCCGCATCTGGGACTCGCCGCACGTGTCCACTTTGGGCGCCGCGGAGATGATGTACTACCTGGCGCAGCCGTGGATGCAGCTGCTCGGCTCGCTGCTCTACCCGGTGCCCTTCATCCTCCTGCTGACCTCCACGGCCGGTGACCCGTCGCAGGTCTGGACCTGGTTCACCGGCGGCGCCTGGATCCTCTTCGCCATCTACGGCTCGTTCGGCCTGCTGCCGTTCGTGGTGTGGGGCCCGATCTACCAGATGAAATGCCTGGGCAGCAAGAACATCTTCCGCGGCCTCGGCATGGGCCTGCTGTACGCGGCCTACATCTACACCTTCTACCTCACGTCCTGGCGCGCTGTGATCCGCCTCGTGCGCCGCCGCAACGGCTGGTCCAAAACGCGGCGCAACACCGAGGTCACCAGCGGCGTGAAGGTGGCGCTGGACAGTTGA
- the xrtP gene encoding exosortase P: MAVLGVVAVGVVLVLVERSYRELEVQLAGAILRVITSSGVYVAGSRESVYFGLTGATPFGLRMTPECSSVFLLLPLLLVTAVLLYFRPQNARRLFLSLGIAAIAVILVNQLRILTIVGLVHALGTDEGYYWGHTLLGSMVSVLGGAVSLVLFVWLATRRTKAEKNQGTAA, translated from the coding sequence ATGGCGGTGCTCGGGGTGGTCGCGGTCGGCGTGGTCCTCGTGCTCGTGGAGCGGTCCTACCGCGAGCTGGAAGTGCAGCTCGCAGGCGCGATACTGAGGGTCATCACCTCATCGGGTGTTTATGTGGCCGGTAGTCGCGAATCCGTGTACTTCGGGTTGACTGGCGCTACTCCGTTCGGGTTGAGAATGACCCCGGAATGCTCTTCTGTATTCCTCTTGCTGCCACTTCTGCTCGTAACCGCGGTTCTCCTCTACTTCCGTCCGCAGAATGCACGCCGGCTGTTTCTCTCGCTGGGAATTGCCGCGATCGCCGTCATTCTCGTGAATCAGTTGCGCATTCTCACCATCGTCGGTCTGGTCCACGCACTGGGTACCGACGAGGGCTACTACTGGGGCCACACGCTGCTCGGCTCGATGGTCAGCGTGCTCGGCGGCGCGGTGTCGCTCGTGCTGTTCGTCTGGCTCGCGACCCGCAGGACGAAGGCCGAGAAGAACCAGGGCACGGCCGCGTGA
- a CDS encoding choice-of-anchor P family protein, which yields MKKHLLRRGGMLAAVVASIALAGAVPASAAPGDGSAYGVNVDVKLLGADAVKLGPLAAANTDGPTSNSTVSANAAGILTAGVINTSAVRDDNSGAVTAKASTADVGLPLLKAALGNVGIKAVEAVCTATQEGVKGSSTLVGADLGSVGDVDSNPAPNTQIKVGLGPVNVATLILNEQIKNKDGSLTVNALHLKLLGGVVGALGSGDVIVSSATCGPAAPPMPLASGAGLWVGLGVLAAVAVPVGLRFTRRRSVA from the coding sequence GTGAAGAAACACCTCTTGCGACGAGGCGGGATGCTCGCCGCTGTGGTGGCGAGCATCGCCCTCGCCGGAGCAGTTCCGGCCTCGGCGGCGCCCGGTGACGGCTCCGCCTACGGCGTGAACGTCGACGTGAAGCTGCTCGGCGCGGACGCCGTGAAGCTCGGCCCGCTGGCGGCGGCGAACACCGACGGTCCGACGAGCAACAGCACGGTCAGTGCCAACGCCGCCGGGATCCTCACCGCCGGGGTCATCAACACCTCGGCCGTCCGGGACGACAACTCGGGCGCGGTCACGGCGAAGGCGAGCACCGCCGACGTCGGGCTGCCGCTGCTGAAGGCCGCGCTGGGCAACGTCGGGATCAAGGCCGTGGAGGCCGTCTGCACCGCGACCCAGGAAGGCGTCAAGGGCAGCTCCACGCTGGTCGGGGCCGATCTGGGCAGCGTCGGCGACGTCGATTCGAACCCGGCGCCGAACACGCAGATCAAGGTCGGCCTCGGCCCGGTCAACGTGGCGACGCTGATCCTCAACGAGCAGATCAAGAACAAGGACGGCAGCCTCACGGTCAACGCCTTGCACCTGAAGCTGCTGGGCGGCGTCGTCGGCGCTCTCGGCAGCGGCGACGTCATCGTGTCGTCGGCGACCTGCGGCCCGGCCGCTCCGCCGATGCCGCTCGCGTCGGGTGCCGGCCTGTGGGTGGGCCTCGGCGTGCTCGCAGCCGTCGCCGTGCCGGTCGGCCTGCGGTTCACCCGTCGTCGCTCGGTCGCCTGA
- a CDS encoding LPXTG cell wall anchor domain-containing protein → MYKMPGAGVGVAGGGVGTLAATGADVGWWLTIGALLVVLGTVAVIAAYRRNRRLARG, encoded by the coding sequence ATGTACAAGATGCCAGGTGCGGGCGTCGGCGTCGCCGGTGGCGGCGTGGGCACCCTCGCCGCTACCGGCGCCGACGTCGGCTGGTGGCTCACGATCGGCGCGCTCCTCGTGGTCCTCGGGACCGTCGCGGTGATCGCCGCCTACCGCCGCAACCGGCGGCTCGCCCGCGGTTAG
- the wecB gene encoding non-hydrolyzing UDP-N-acetylglucosamine 2-epimerase gives MDVMLLAGTRPEAVKLAPLVVALEGRDGVRPVLVHSGQHQGMVEQALVPFGLGVDAWLDVPARVSGTQAELVGGLLPALDAQLRSLMPAAVVVQGDTTTGLAGALAAFWLGIPVVHLEAGLRTNDLAAPFPEEGTRQMVARIAALHLAPTEAAAKALRAEGIPEEKIVLTGNTVVDAVLAITARDLPAHDPALALLEMEIAEAGERLVLVTSHRRESWGEPLNQTLSAVRRIVETHPDVQVLFPVHPNPAVRAQVTATLGGVERVTITEPLEYPDLVRALRLASLVLTDSGGIQEEAPTFGTPVLVLREVTERAEAVDAGCAWLVGTDPAKITGTAARLLAGSLCPAATPNPYGDGHAAEKATIAIERLLGVKTTLEQAHS, from the coding sequence GTGGACGTGATGTTGCTGGCCGGCACGCGGCCGGAGGCGGTGAAGCTGGCGCCGCTCGTCGTGGCGCTCGAGGGGCGCGACGGGGTGCGGCCCGTGTTGGTGCACAGCGGCCAGCACCAGGGGATGGTGGAGCAGGCGCTCGTACCGTTCGGGCTGGGCGTGGACGCGTGGCTGGACGTGCCGGCGCGAGTGAGCGGGACGCAGGCGGAGCTGGTGGGCGGGCTGTTGCCGGCGTTGGACGCGCAGCTGCGGAGCCTCATGCCGGCGGCGGTGGTCGTCCAGGGCGACACCACGACGGGGCTGGCGGGGGCGCTCGCGGCGTTCTGGCTGGGGATTCCGGTGGTGCACCTGGAGGCCGGGCTGCGGACGAACGACCTCGCCGCGCCGTTCCCCGAGGAGGGCACGCGGCAGATGGTGGCGCGCATCGCGGCGTTGCACCTGGCGCCGACCGAGGCGGCGGCGAAGGCGTTGCGTGCGGAGGGCATCCCCGAGGAAAAGATCGTGCTGACCGGGAACACGGTGGTCGACGCGGTGCTGGCGATCACGGCGCGCGACCTGCCTGCGCACGATCCGGCGCTGGCGTTGCTGGAGATGGAGATCGCGGAAGCCGGGGAACGGCTGGTGCTGGTGACCTCGCACCGCCGCGAGTCCTGGGGTGAGCCGCTGAACCAGACGCTCAGCGCCGTGCGGCGGATCGTCGAGACCCATCCGGACGTGCAGGTGTTGTTCCCGGTCCACCCCAATCCGGCGGTGCGGGCGCAGGTGACCGCGACGCTCGGCGGCGTCGAGCGCGTGACGATCACCGAGCCGCTCGAGTACCCCGACCTCGTGCGCGCACTGCGGCTGGCGTCGCTCGTGCTCACCGATTCCGGGGGCATCCAGGAGGAAGCACCGACGTTCGGCACGCCCGTGCTCGTGCTGCGCGAAGTCACCGAACGCGCCGAGGCCGTCGACGCAGGTTGTGCGTGGCTGGTGGGCACCGACCCGGCGAAGATCACCGGCACGGCCGCCCGGCTGCTGGCCGGAAGCCTCTGTCCCGCGGCCACGCCGAACCCCTATGGCGACGGGCACGCCGCCGAGAAGGCGACCATCGCGATCGAACGCCTGCTCGGCGTCAAAACCACGCTGGAGCAAGCCCACTCCTGA
- the tsaD gene encoding tRNA (adenosine(37)-N6)-threonylcarbamoyltransferase complex transferase subunit TsaD — MSRVIMGIESSCDETGVGLVRLHDDGAVELLADEVASSVEQHARFGGVVPEVASRAHLEAMVPTAERAFATAGLKLSDVDAIAVTAGPGLAGALLVGVSAAKAYASALDVPLYGVNHLAGHIAVDTLQHGPLPSPVLALLVSGGHTQLLRVDDIASKITEIGSTVDDAAGEAYDKVARVLDLPYPGGPPIDKAARLGNGSAIAFPRGMTGPRDAKFDFSFSGLKTAVARWVENVERDGGEVPVNDVAASFQEAVADVLTAKAVKAAKEQGIGTIVISGGVAANSRLSELAAERCAAAGIELRVPRPRLCTDNGAMIAALGAHVVAAGRPTAPWEFSANPGLSVEVVSL; from the coding sequence ATGTCGCGCGTCATCATGGGTATCGAGAGCTCCTGCGACGAGACCGGCGTCGGCCTCGTCCGCCTGCACGACGACGGCGCGGTGGAACTGCTCGCCGACGAGGTCGCCTCCAGCGTTGAGCAGCACGCGCGCTTCGGCGGCGTGGTGCCCGAGGTCGCCAGCCGCGCGCACCTCGAAGCGATGGTTCCCACGGCCGAGCGGGCGTTCGCCACGGCCGGGCTGAAGCTGTCCGATGTGGACGCCATCGCCGTGACGGCCGGACCCGGGCTCGCCGGTGCGTTGCTGGTCGGCGTGTCGGCGGCGAAGGCCTACGCGTCGGCGCTCGACGTGCCGCTCTACGGCGTGAACCACCTGGCCGGGCACATCGCCGTGGATACGCTGCAGCACGGGCCGTTGCCCTCGCCGGTGCTCGCGCTGCTGGTGTCCGGCGGGCACACGCAGCTGCTGCGCGTGGACGACATCGCGTCGAAGATCACCGAGATCGGGTCCACTGTGGACGACGCCGCCGGTGAGGCCTACGACAAGGTCGCCCGCGTGCTGGACCTGCCTTATCCGGGTGGGCCGCCGATCGACAAGGCGGCTCGGCTGGGCAACGGCTCCGCCATCGCGTTCCCGCGCGGCATGACGGGTCCGCGCGACGCGAAGTTCGACTTCTCGTTCTCCGGCTTGAAGACCGCCGTGGCGCGGTGGGTGGAGAACGTCGAACGCGACGGCGGCGAGGTGCCGGTGAACGACGTCGCGGCTTCGTTCCAGGAGGCCGTGGCGGATGTGCTGACCGCGAAGGCCGTGAAGGCGGCGAAGGAGCAGGGGATCGGGACCATCGTGATCTCCGGCGGCGTCGCGGCGAACTCGCGGCTGTCGGAGCTGGCGGCCGAACGCTGCGCCGCGGCGGGCATCGAGCTGCGCGTGCCGCGGCCCCGGCTGTGCACGGACAACGGCGCGATGATCGCGGCGCTCGGCGCCCACGTCGTCGCGGCCGGGCGGCCGACGGCGCCGTGGGAGTTCTCGGCCAACCCCGGGCTTTCGGTGGAGGTCGTGTCGCTGTAG
- the rimI gene encoding ribosomal protein S18-alanine N-acetyltransferase yields MKLDRLRRSDTKRCAEIEQVLFPGDDPWSARAFHSELDQGHFYLAARTDDGTELLGYGGLAVVGRRGEYEAEIHTIGVVPEAQGQGIGKALLRALLERADEVSAPVFLEVRTDNDTAVGLYERHGFEKLGIRKRYYQPSGADAFTMARPARTPARDEVAG; encoded by the coding sequence GTGAAGCTCGACCGCCTGCGCCGCAGTGACACGAAGCGCTGCGCGGAGATCGAGCAGGTGCTCTTCCCCGGCGACGACCCGTGGAGTGCCCGCGCGTTCCACTCCGAGCTCGACCAGGGTCACTTCTACCTGGCCGCGCGCACGGACGACGGCACCGAGCTGCTCGGCTACGGCGGCCTCGCCGTGGTCGGCCGCCGCGGCGAGTACGAAGCGGAGATCCACACCATCGGCGTGGTGCCCGAGGCGCAGGGCCAGGGCATCGGCAAGGCCCTGCTGCGCGCGTTGCTCGAGCGCGCCGACGAGGTGTCGGCGCCGGTGTTCCTCGAGGTGCGCACCGACAACGACACGGCCGTCGGCCTCTACGAACGGCACGGTTTCGAGAAGCTCGGCATCCGGAAGCGCTACTACCAGCCCTCCGGCGCCGACGCGTTCACCATGGCCCGCCCGGCGCGGACCCCGGCACGAGATGAGGTGGCCGGCTGA
- the tsaB gene encoding tRNA (adenosine(37)-N6)-threonylcarbamoyltransferase complex dimerization subunit type 1 TsaB yields the protein MLVLAIDTSTPAVTAGIVAVDESELTTRADRVTVDPRAHGELITPHALAAAEAAGVTLRDLDAIVCGVGPGPFTGLRAGMATAAAYGHALGIPVYPVGSLDAIAAEVVRTDKPFLVLTDARRREVYWAEYDAAGTRVSGPHVQRPAEVETTSRVAAGDGALQYADAIGVVPIEPRFPSPSGLVRVAREALLSGATPEPLTPLYLRRPDAVEPTARKRVTSP from the coding sequence GTGCTGGTACTGGCGATCGACACCTCGACCCCGGCCGTGACCGCGGGCATCGTCGCCGTGGACGAGTCGGAACTGACCACCCGGGCCGACCGCGTCACGGTCGACCCGCGAGCCCACGGCGAGCTCATCACCCCCCACGCCCTCGCGGCGGCCGAGGCAGCGGGCGTGACCCTGCGCGACCTCGACGCGATCGTGTGCGGCGTCGGCCCCGGCCCGTTCACGGGCCTGCGCGCCGGCATGGCCACGGCCGCGGCGTACGGCCACGCGCTCGGCATCCCCGTCTACCCGGTGGGCAGCCTCGACGCGATCGCCGCCGAGGTGGTGCGCACCGACAAGCCGTTCCTCGTGCTCACCGACGCCCGCCGGCGCGAGGTGTACTGGGCCGAGTACGACGCGGCCGGCACGCGCGTGAGCGGTCCCCACGTGCAGCGGCCCGCCGAGGTCGAGACCACTTCCCGCGTGGCCGCGGGTGACGGTGCGCTGCAGTACGCCGACGCGATCGGTGTCGTGCCCATCGAGCCGCGGTTCCCGTCGCCGTCCGGGCTGGTCCGCGTCGCCCGCGAAGCGCTGTTGTCCGGCGCGACGCCCGAGCCGCTGACGCCGCTGTACCTGCGCCGCCCCGACGCCGTCGAGCCGACGGCCCGCAAGCGGGTGACCTCGCCGTGA
- a CDS encoding acyl-CoA synthetase codes for MPDPLFPAITAGSGKEALRFGDQALTYAELGAVAGSLASELPAGRVAVWATPTLHTSVAVVAALLAGVPVVPLNPKIGERELAHILADSTPALVLAEAGVTLPEGLAELERRDIPLTGSGPVPADEPGAEAPAFIVYTSGTTGPPKGVVLPRRAISSTLDALEDAWAWTGDDVLVHGLPLFHVHGLILGILGPLRRGGSVRHLGRFSTEGVARELTSGATMMFGVPTMYHRIAETVADDAELASALGRARLLVSGSAALPVHDHQRITAATGQQVVERYGMTETLMNTSVRADGERKPGTVGVPLAGVELRLVDESGAEITELEAVGEIHVRGPNLFTEYLNRPDATAAALAGGWFRTGDMATRDADGYVKIVGRKATDLIKSGGYKIGAGEIENALLEHPGVAEAAVTGEPDDDLGERIVAWVVPAGARPSASELADHVAKLLAPHKRPRVVRYLDALPRNDMGKILKRALG; via the coding sequence GTGCCCGATCCGCTGTTCCCCGCGATCACCGCCGGCTCTGGCAAGGAGGCGTTGCGCTTCGGTGACCAGGCGCTCACCTACGCCGAGCTGGGCGCGGTCGCCGGTTCCCTGGCGAGCGAGCTGCCCGCCGGCCGGGTCGCGGTGTGGGCGACGCCGACGCTGCACACCAGCGTCGCCGTGGTCGCCGCGCTGCTCGCGGGGGTGCCCGTGGTGCCGCTGAACCCGAAAATCGGTGAACGCGAGCTCGCTCACATCCTGGCCGACAGCACGCCGGCGCTGGTGCTGGCGGAGGCCGGCGTCACGCTTCCCGAGGGGCTGGCCGAGCTCGAACGCCGGGACATCCCGCTCACCGGGTCGGGGCCCGTGCCGGCTGACGAGCCGGGCGCCGAGGCGCCCGCGTTCATCGTCTACACCTCCGGCACCACCGGCCCGCCCAAGGGCGTGGTGCTCCCCCGCCGCGCGATCTCGTCCACGCTGGACGCGCTGGAGGACGCCTGGGCGTGGACCGGCGACGACGTGCTGGTGCACGGGCTGCCGCTGTTCCACGTGCACGGGTTGATCCTCGGGATCCTCGGCCCGCTGCGCCGGGGTGGCTCGGTGCGGCACCTCGGGCGGTTCTCGACGGAGGGTGTCGCGCGAGAGCTGACCAGCGGCGCGACGATGATGTTCGGCGTCCCGACGATGTACCACCGGATCGCGGAGACGGTGGCCGACGATGCCGAGCTGGCCTCGGCCCTGGGCCGCGCGCGGCTGCTGGTGTCCGGGTCGGCGGCGCTGCCCGTGCACGACCATCAGCGCATCACGGCGGCGACCGGGCAGCAGGTCGTGGAGCGCTACGGGATGACCGAGACGCTGATGAACACCAGCGTCCGCGCCGACGGCGAGCGCAAGCCGGGCACGGTCGGCGTGCCGCTGGCGGGCGTCGAGCTGCGACTGGTGGACGAATCCGGTGCTGAGATCACCGAACTGGAGGCCGTCGGCGAGATCCACGTGCGCGGGCCGAACCTGTTCACCGAGTACCTCAACCGCCCCGACGCGACGGCCGCCGCGCTCGCCGGCGGCTGGTTCCGCACCGGCGACATGGCGACGCGCGACGCCGACGGCTACGTGAAGATCGTCGGGCGCAAGGCCACCGATCTCATCAAGAGCGGCGGGTACAAGATCGGCGCCGGCGAGATCGAGAACGCGCTGCTGGAGCACCCGGGCGTCGCCGAGGCGGCGGTGACGGGGGAGCCGGACGACGATCTCGGCGAGCGGATCGTGGCGTGGGTGGTGCCGGCCGGTGCGCGGCCGTCGGCTTCGGAGCTGGCGGATCACGTCGCGAAACTGCTGGCGCCGCACAAGCGGCCCCGGGTCGTGCGGTACCTGGATGCGCTGCCGCGCAACGACATGGGCAAGATCCTGAAGCGAGCGCTGGGGTGA
- a CDS encoding carboxyl transferase domain-containing protein, with protein sequence MRPSAREVIAQVSTGFTELSDVDNSVDDPLGWPGYREAYAAAAAWTGETESVVVGEALVGATPAVLVVWEFGFLGGSIGRRTGDRVEAAFSLARSRKLPVVALIATGGSRMQHGMRALSQLQRIARASAAARTDGVAQISVLRDPTTGGGWATLGASADVVLGFPLAQVGFAGSRVRPATSPSEAYTVEAKYEWGQVDQLVSPDSLGAVLERWLRLVTSRSSSPAPPPAALRDVSLPSTGWDAVRAARSSRRARAAEYVDAYFDWHELLRGDRTGAVDDGVLCGFGWRDGRALAFAAQCGTATRPAGFRTATRLVRLASRLGIPVLTLVDTPGAANDAAAEEGGAGPAIASLFDAIATATVPVTTLVIGEGGSGGALAFAAPDNTWIAPDAYFSVTSPEAAAAILKRPMMEVPATADQLRLRPQDLVELGLARGIVEA encoded by the coding sequence GTGAGGCCCTCCGCCCGCGAGGTCATCGCGCAGGTGTCGACGGGGTTCACCGAACTGTCCGATGTGGACAACAGCGTGGACGACCCCCTCGGCTGGCCCGGCTACCGTGAGGCCTACGCGGCGGCCGCGGCGTGGACGGGCGAGACGGAGTCCGTGGTCGTCGGCGAGGCGCTGGTGGGTGCGACGCCCGCGGTGCTGGTGGTGTGGGAGTTCGGGTTCCTCGGCGGGTCGATCGGGCGCCGGACCGGTGACCGCGTGGAGGCCGCGTTTTCCTTGGCGCGGTCGCGAAAACTGCCCGTGGTGGCGTTGATCGCGACGGGCGGCAGCCGCATGCAGCACGGCATGCGCGCGTTGTCCCAGTTGCAGCGGATCGCGCGCGCTTCGGCGGCGGCGCGGACGGACGGCGTCGCGCAGATCTCCGTGCTGCGCGACCCCACGACCGGCGGCGGCTGGGCGACGCTGGGCGCGAGCGCCGACGTGGTGCTCGGCTTCCCGCTGGCGCAGGTGGGTTTCGCGGGCTCGCGCGTGCGGCCGGCGACGTCGCCTTCGGAGGCTTACACGGTCGAGGCGAAGTACGAGTGGGGGCAGGTCGATCAGCTGGTTTCCCCCGATTCGCTGGGGGCGGTGCTGGAGCGGTGGCTGCGTCTGGTGACTTCGCGGTCTTCCTCGCCGGCCCCTCCCCCGGCTGCTCTGCGTGACGTGTCGTTGCCCTCGACGGGCTGGGACGCGGTCCGCGCCGCCCGGTCCTCCCGGCGCGCCCGCGCGGCCGAGTACGTGGACGCGTACTTCGACTGGCACGAACTCCTCCGCGGCGACCGCACCGGCGCGGTTGACGACGGCGTCCTGTGCGGCTTCGGCTGGCGCGACGGCCGTGCGCTCGCTTTCGCCGCCCAGTGCGGCACCGCGACGCGCCCGGCGGGCTTCCGCACGGCCACGCGCCTCGTCCGGCTGGCCTCGCGGCTCGGCATCCCGGTCCTGACGCTCGTCGACACCCCCGGCGCCGCCAACGACGCCGCCGCCGAAGAGGGCGGCGCCGGCCCGGCCATCGCCTCGCTGTTCGACGCGATCGCCACTGCGACCGTCCCCGTCACCACCCTGGTCATCGGCGAGGGCGGCTCCGGCGGCGCTCTGGCCTTCGCGGCGCCGGACAACACGTGGATCGCGCCGGACGCGTACTTCTCGGTCACCTCGCCGGAGGCCGCCGCCGCGAT